The sequence below is a genomic window from Streptosporangium lutulentum.
GGGGAGTGCCGCCGCCGACCTGCCGGTCAGGTGAGGTGCGGGCTCATGGACGGGTGATGGCTTGCTCCAGCAGGCCATGAAGGAGGCGCTGCTGCTGGGGGGTGAGACCGGCCAGCGGTGAGTCGTGGACGAGGAGTTCGAGGAGCCGGTCGCGGAGGGCGTTGCCCTCACCCGTGAGGACGAGTTGCTTGGCACGTCGGTCGGTGGGGTGCGCGCGGCGCTCGATCAGGCCCTGTTTCTCGAGCTTGTCGACGATGAAGGTGGCGTTGGAGGGCTCGCAGCTCATGCGCTCGGCGAGATCGCGCATGGTCATCGGCCCGGTCATCTCCCGTAGCGCGGTCGCCTGTGCCGCGGTGAGGCCCATCATCTCGGCTGGGCCTGGCATCCCGCCCCGGGTGGTGACCAGCCCGCTTTCGCCCATGCCGACTACTTCGTGACCGAGCCGGAATGGGCCCGGCGCGACCTGCTGAAGGCGCACGGCATGGCCAAGGAGGTCGACGCGCTGGCGCCGCGCGTCCGTACGGTGACAGACGGGCAGGAGATCTTCCCCGGTGTGCGGGTCCGGATCACGGCCGGCCACACGCCCGGGCATGCCGAGTACGTCATCACATCGGGCGGGC
It includes:
- a CDS encoding MarR family winged helix-turn-helix transcriptional regulator, which encodes MGESGLVTTRGGMPGPAEMMGLTAAQATALREMTGPMTMRDLAERMSCEPSNATFIVDKLEKQGLIERRAHPTDRRAKQLVLTGEGNALRDRLLELLVHDSPLAGLTPQQQRLLHGLLEQAITRP